A window of the Scandinavium goeteborgense genome harbors these coding sequences:
- the flgA gene encoding flagellar basal body P-ring formation chaperone FlgA, which translates to MFSVHPGGKVIFRSLFMVLFASLFAVHAHAATKGPRAQINALVLSTAGKDVDKMAQKKGWKGYHYKLNVFIPSYAATETPCPTALKASRSSVELTSVNRISYDVSCPGTQGWHLSVPVHADLYVPVVMVNGVVARGEVLDEDQLILKPYNVSNTHGELLTQLDQAQGLTSKRTLRPGKPLTLSQLEMPLWVKRDQTVMLQSQMGGITAQTSAIAMKNGRKGDTIKVRNESSQRIVSALVTGQGIVKTLNSE; encoded by the coding sequence ATGTTTTCTGTTCACCCCGGCGGGAAGGTTATTTTCCGCTCTCTGTTCATGGTGCTGTTCGCCAGTCTGTTTGCCGTTCATGCACATGCGGCGACGAAAGGCCCACGCGCGCAAATCAATGCCCTTGTGCTCAGCACGGCCGGAAAAGACGTCGATAAAATGGCGCAAAAAAAGGGCTGGAAGGGCTATCACTACAAGCTGAATGTGTTCATTCCCTCCTATGCGGCCACCGAAACGCCGTGTCCGACCGCGCTCAAAGCCAGCCGCTCGAGCGTTGAGCTGACGTCTGTCAACCGCATTAGCTATGACGTGAGCTGCCCGGGCACTCAGGGCTGGCATCTGAGCGTGCCGGTCCATGCCGACCTGTATGTGCCAGTGGTCATGGTGAATGGCGTGGTTGCGCGCGGAGAAGTGCTGGACGAAGACCAACTGATACTGAAGCCGTACAACGTCAGCAATACGCACGGTGAACTGCTGACCCAGCTCGACCAGGCGCAGGGCCTGACCAGCAAGCGCACGCTGAGACCCGGCAAACCCCTCACGCTCTCGCAGCTGGAAATGCCGCTGTGGGTCAAACGCGACCAAACCGTGATGCTGCAATCACAGATGGGCGGGATTACCGCGCAGACGTCAGCCATAGCGATGAAAAATGGTCGTAAGGGCGACACCATCAAAGTTCGCAACGAGAGCAGCCAACGGATAGTCAGCGCCCTCGTCACCGGTCAGGGCATCGTCAAAACCCTGAACAGCGAGTAA
- the flgM gene encoding flagellar biosynthesis anti-sigma factor FlgM, with translation MKIAPMSVENMAAATQSGSGTKSKKNNDVATVAPQQSADELTQSSLHSAQVALNNDPQDDVDMDSVTQMQAALANGSFTVDNDELAASMLSFFN, from the coding sequence ATGAAGATTGCCCCGATGTCAGTAGAGAACATGGCCGCAGCAACGCAGTCAGGTTCCGGAACTAAATCGAAAAAAAACAATGATGTGGCTACGGTTGCTCCCCAGCAATCTGCCGATGAGCTGACCCAAAGCTCGCTGCATTCCGCACAGGTTGCCCTGAACAACGATCCGCAGGATGACGTGGATATGGACAGTGTTACCCAGATGCAGGCCGCGCTGGCGAATGGCAGCTTTACCGTCGATAACGATGAACTCGCAGCCTCAATGCTGAGTTTCTTCAATTAA
- a CDS encoding flagella synthesis protein FlgN, whose translation MSDKLVLVKALLRGIRLDEEQYGSLRQLLEQQRLCMIRRDCDELESVNHKIEQHYAELSEQSRVRRNALQELGLTVDRTGIETVFSWLPTPQKTAAMTAWKQLENQARRCKSYNEKNGELLIRQQEFAQTFLGNKPDYLYHP comes from the coding sequence GTGAGTGACAAACTCGTCCTGGTGAAAGCATTACTGCGCGGCATCCGTCTCGATGAAGAGCAATACGGAAGCTTACGCCAACTGCTCGAACAGCAAAGACTGTGCATGATCCGTCGCGATTGCGATGAATTAGAAAGTGTTAACCACAAAATCGAACAGCACTACGCTGAGCTGAGCGAACAGTCCAGGGTGCGCAGAAATGCCCTTCAGGAGCTGGGATTAACCGTCGATCGGACCGGAATCGAGACCGTTTTTAGCTGGCTGCCCACGCCGCAAAAAACGGCCGCGATGACTGCCTGGAAGCAGCTGGAAAATCAGGCCAGACGTTGCAAATCCTATAATGAAAAAAACGGCGAGTTGCTGATTCGCCAACAGGAATTTGCACAAACCTTTTTGGGTAACAAACCGGATTACCTCTACCATCCCTGA